Proteins from one Microbacterium hatanonis genomic window:
- a CDS encoding MarR family winged helix-turn-helix transcriptional regulator — MATDGTAPSDGLASVSLAADLSFLMARANALSLAAGNAALRPFGLSVRSFSVLALTVDGHRPTQRDLATFLRLDPSQVVALVDGLQQRGFVERRPDPNDRRANVVVATGEGRGVYSSAVVAARAAERELHSALDPAEREQLAALLRRVAFVD; from the coding sequence ATGGCAACGGACGGCACCGCTCCCTCGGACGGCTTGGCATCGGTGTCGCTCGCGGCCGACCTCAGCTTTCTGATGGCACGCGCGAACGCTCTCTCGCTGGCCGCGGGGAACGCGGCGCTGCGACCGTTCGGTCTCAGCGTGCGATCGTTCTCGGTCCTCGCCCTGACGGTCGATGGCCATCGACCCACCCAGCGCGACCTCGCCACGTTCCTCCGGCTCGATCCGAGCCAGGTCGTGGCGCTGGTCGACGGGCTCCAGCAGCGCGGATTCGTCGAGCGACGACCCGATCCGAACGATCGCCGCGCGAACGTCGTCGTCGCGACCGGCGAAGGGCGAGGGGTCTACTCCTCGGCGGTCGTCGCGGCGCGTGCCGCCGAACGGGAGCTGCACTCCGCCCTCGATCCTGCGGAGCGCGAGCAGCTGGCCGCCCTCCTGCGACGCGTCGCCTTCGTCGACTGA
- a CDS encoding MarR family winged helix-turn-helix transcriptional regulator yields the protein MPRGTASTRFPAGSDDLVTEPLTDIIDPENFTPRLIALLSNALVWRESHELRRRFGLGTNDWRVLSVLAIRPGASATEVTEFIGVNKAVVSKSVTTLAERELIALVDGPRGSRPLYLTPAGAQMHADMLPVSNIGQDIILEGMDPAHVQALNALLRDMIDKVREAPTTDAADLETAVSRS from the coding sequence ATGCCACGCGGCACTGCATCGACGAGATTCCCCGCAGGATCGGATGACCTGGTCACCGAACCGCTGACCGACATCATCGATCCGGAGAACTTCACACCGCGCTTGATCGCGCTGCTGTCCAATGCGCTCGTGTGGCGCGAGTCTCACGAACTGCGGCGGCGGTTCGGTCTCGGCACCAACGATTGGCGTGTGCTCTCGGTGCTCGCCATCCGTCCCGGCGCTTCGGCGACCGAAGTGACGGAGTTCATCGGAGTGAACAAAGCGGTGGTCTCCAAGAGCGTCACCACGCTGGCCGAACGCGAATTGATCGCGCTGGTCGACGGCCCTCGCGGCTCCCGTCCGCTCTACCTCACACCGGCGGGCGCGCAGATGCACGCCGACATGTTGCCGGTCTCGAACATCGGGCAGGACATCATCCTCGAGGGCATGGACCCCGCGCACGTGCAGGCTCTGAACGCCCTGCTCCGAGACATGATCGACAAGGTGCGCGAGGCGCCGACGACGGATGCTGCGGATCTGGAGACCGCGGTCAGCCGCTCCTGA
- a CDS encoding MaoC family dehydratase, giving the protein MTTTAAYTDAAGLAGTDLGWTDWVEVTQDRVNLFADATDDHQWIHVDPARATDGPFGGAIAHGFLSLSLTVKFWSELFDLEGVTTKVNYGLDKVRFVSPVKVGAKIRGGAVIAEVTEVPGGYQFAVDQTIEIEGGTKPAVVARGLYRFYA; this is encoded by the coding sequence ATGACGACCACCGCCGCCTACACCGACGCCGCGGGACTTGCCGGCACCGACCTCGGCTGGACCGACTGGGTCGAGGTCACCCAGGACCGCGTGAACCTCTTCGCCGATGCCACCGACGACCACCAGTGGATCCACGTCGATCCCGCGCGGGCCACGGACGGCCCGTTCGGCGGCGCGATCGCGCACGGCTTCTTGTCGCTGTCGCTGACGGTGAAGTTCTGGTCGGAGCTGTTCGATCTCGAAGGCGTCACGACGAAGGTGAACTACGGACTCGACAAGGTGCGCTTCGTCTCACCCGTGAAGGTGGGGGCGAAGATCCGCGGCGGCGCCGTGATCGCCGAGGTGACCGAGGTTCCCGGCGGCTACCAGTTCGCCGTCGATCAGACCATCGAGATCGAGGGCGGCACCAAGCCCGCCGTCGTGGCGCGCGGGCTCTATCGCTTCTACGCCTGA
- a CDS encoding SDR family oxidoreductase, with translation MSLDGKVAIVTGSGRGLGLAYAQELARQGASVVINDVDAATAAEAVAGIEAAGGTAVAVVAPVGPTETAQLLVSTAVDTYGRLDILVTNAGVLRDTVLWKMSDDDFDTVIGVHLRGTFTCVREAATYMRANEIAGRIICIGSPTGQRGNFGQTNYAAAKAGIVGMVRTWALELKKAGITANVVVPVAATAMTATVPYFAAAVEADTAGEPMPAFYRHDLGFGTADDVSGLIAYLASDEAGDVTGQAIGVGGDRLQLWSHPEPVVTAYHDGGWGVQALQDEFPALIGEHQQSVGERFPALPDDLQRPRS, from the coding sequence ATGTCCCTGGACGGCAAAGTCGCCATCGTCACCGGATCCGGCCGCGGCCTCGGCCTCGCCTACGCGCAGGAACTCGCCCGTCAGGGCGCGTCCGTCGTCATCAACGATGTCGATGCGGCCACCGCCGCCGAAGCCGTCGCCGGCATCGAGGCCGCCGGAGGCACGGCCGTCGCGGTCGTCGCGCCGGTCGGGCCGACCGAGACGGCGCAGCTGCTCGTCTCGACAGCCGTCGACACCTACGGCCGCCTCGACATCCTCGTCACCAACGCCGGCGTCCTGCGCGACACCGTGCTCTGGAAGATGAGCGACGACGACTTCGACACCGTCATCGGCGTGCACCTCCGCGGCACGTTCACCTGCGTTCGCGAAGCGGCGACCTACATGCGCGCCAACGAGATCGCCGGTCGCATCATCTGCATCGGGTCGCCCACCGGGCAGCGCGGCAACTTCGGTCAGACCAACTACGCCGCCGCCAAGGCCGGGATCGTCGGCATGGTGCGCACCTGGGCACTCGAGCTGAAGAAGGCCGGCATCACGGCCAACGTCGTCGTGCCCGTCGCGGCGACGGCGATGACCGCGACGGTCCCGTACTTCGCCGCCGCCGTCGAGGCCGATACGGCCGGGGAGCCGATGCCCGCGTTCTACCGTCACGACCTCGGTTTCGGTACCGCCGACGACGTGTCGGGGCTGATCGCCTACCTCGCCTCCGACGAGGCGGGCGACGTCACCGGTCAGGCGATCGGTGTCGGCGGCGACCGGCTGCAGCTGTGGTCTCACCCCGAGCCGGTCGTCACCGCCTACCACGACGGCGGATGGGGCGTCCAAGCCCTCCAGGACGAGTTCCCCGCACTCATCGGCGAGCACCAGCAGTCGGTCGGCGAGCGATTCCCCGCCCTTCCCGACGACCTGCAGCGCCCCCGTTCCTGA
- a CDS encoding PaaX family transcriptional regulator: MSSTVSPARARDEDAGLARNPRQLLLALLGEQLDLRIERPLRAGVYLDVLDGAGVAGPTARATLDRMVVRGFLTRGRVGREVEYGLTDHGRVVLREGSERVHAPDPFSPHGGGWTLVTFSVPEGQRTLRHRLRAALTWGGFAPVRDGLWVAPGEVDLAGALEPLRDELADSSVVAFRARDLPEFPLTASVREAWDLAALRDMHERFLAVWEDPAPSAASVPPLSSLTMLVSDWLTLLRADPRLPDEFLGEDWPAQRSFAAYRARRDELRDDAAAAFAALD; this comes from the coding sequence GTGTCGTCCACGGTCTCCCCGGCCCGCGCGCGCGATGAGGACGCGGGGCTCGCCCGCAACCCGCGGCAGCTGCTTCTCGCCCTGCTCGGCGAGCAGCTCGACCTGCGCATCGAGCGACCGCTGCGCGCGGGCGTCTACCTCGACGTGCTCGACGGGGCGGGCGTGGCGGGACCGACCGCCCGCGCCACGCTCGACCGCATGGTGGTGCGCGGGTTCCTCACCCGAGGCCGGGTCGGGCGCGAGGTCGAGTACGGTCTCACCGACCACGGGCGCGTGGTGCTGCGGGAAGGGTCGGAGCGCGTGCACGCACCGGATCCGTTCTCGCCGCACGGCGGCGGGTGGACGCTCGTGACCTTCTCGGTTCCCGAGGGGCAGCGCACCCTCCGCCACCGCCTGCGCGCCGCCCTCACCTGGGGCGGGTTCGCGCCGGTGCGCGACGGCCTGTGGGTCGCCCCGGGCGAGGTCGATCTCGCCGGGGCGCTGGAGCCGCTCCGCGACGAGCTGGCCGACTCGAGCGTGGTCGCCTTCCGGGCGCGCGATCTTCCCGAGTTCCCCCTGACGGCGTCGGTGCGCGAGGCGTGGGACCTCGCCGCGCTCCGCGACATGCACGAGCGGTTCCTGGCCGTGTGGGAAGACCCCGCGCCCTCCGCGGCATCCGTCCCGCCCCTGTCGTCGCTGACGATGCTGGTCTCGGACTGGCTCACCCTGCTGCGGGCAGACCCGCGCCTGCCCGACGAGTTCCTCGGGGAGGACTGGCCCGCGCAGCGCTCGTTCGCCGCCTACCGCGCTCGCCGCGACGAGCTGCGCGACGACGCTGCGGCCGCCTTCGCCGCCCTCGACTGA
- a CDS encoding zinc-dependent alcohol dehydrogenase, whose amino-acid sequence MRTVAVTRIGSLRDPDENTRGRIGVVDFPEQPLGPEDVRIRVAYSAICGSDPHLAEGFFGTDVPIGLGHELSGVIEALGERATRNGLKVGDRVAGNFLRFCGTCRPCQEGRQQFCENIQDYNRPGMAETVTWHESQVYRLPDDVTLLQGSILEPTSVAVRIADKARARVGDRVAICGGGPIGQLTLQVMKMNGATSLTMIEPIAERREMALRHGADFVIDPVTDDQAALAAEITDGRGYDVVIDASGSPRAVRGLLDIAAKGATVVYGAMYPENYELPLNLSDYLYLKELTLTGIFVSPYAFPRALQILPYLQLDELTEAVYDLEDAVEAFAVHVSGRFPKVVLRCNDIDDEGGIS is encoded by the coding sequence ATGAGAACGGTAGCGGTGACACGGATCGGCAGTCTGCGCGATCCCGACGAGAACACCCGAGGACGCATCGGCGTCGTCGACTTCCCCGAGCAGCCGCTCGGGCCCGAAGACGTCCGCATCCGGGTCGCCTACTCGGCGATCTGCGGATCGGACCCCCACCTCGCCGAGGGGTTCTTCGGCACCGACGTGCCCATCGGGCTCGGCCACGAGCTGTCGGGGGTCATCGAGGCGCTCGGCGAGCGCGCGACCCGGAACGGTCTGAAGGTCGGCGACCGGGTGGCGGGCAACTTCCTGCGGTTCTGCGGAACCTGTCGCCCCTGCCAGGAGGGCAGGCAGCAGTTCTGCGAGAACATCCAGGACTACAACCGCCCCGGCATGGCGGAGACGGTGACCTGGCACGAGTCGCAGGTGTACCGGCTCCCCGACGACGTCACCCTTCTGCAGGGCAGCATCCTCGAACCGACCTCCGTGGCGGTCCGCATCGCGGACAAGGCGCGGGCCCGGGTGGGAGATCGGGTGGCGATCTGCGGCGGCGGGCCGATCGGGCAGCTCACCCTGCAGGTGATGAAGATGAACGGTGCGACCTCGCTCACGATGATCGAGCCCATCGCCGAGAGGCGCGAGATGGCGCTCCGCCACGGCGCGGATTTCGTGATCGACCCCGTGACCGACGACCAGGCCGCACTGGCGGCCGAGATCACCGACGGCCGCGGGTACGACGTCGTGATCGACGCCTCCGGATCACCCCGCGCCGTGCGGGGCCTGCTCGACATCGCCGCCAAGGGCGCGACCGTCGTCTACGGGGCGATGTATCCCGAGAACTACGAGCTGCCGCTCAACCTCTCGGACTACCTCTACCTGAAAGAGCTGACGCTGACGGGCATCTTCGTCTCGCCCTACGCGTTCCCCCGGGCGCTGCAGATCCTGCCCTATCTGCAGCTCGACGAGCTGACCGAGGCGGTCTACGACCTCGAGGACGCGGTCGAGGCGTTCGCGGTGCACGTCAGCGGTCGCTTCCCGAAGGTCGTGCTGCGGTGCAACGACATCGACGACGAAGGAGGCATCTCATGA
- a CDS encoding transketolase, which yields MSTKTLDAGALHSVAELEELSFELRTKLLELCGTYEGAVHIGGDLSAADIFTVLFHYGMHVDPSDISNPERDRFVLSKGHAAVCMYITMAMRGFFSYQGIVDTYGQLDSAYGMHPCKVQLPGVEASTGSLGHGLPLAVGMALSARHRGDDHRVFTLLGDGETGEGSVWEAAMAGRSNKLGNLVAFIDRNRQLMTSHAEERVMFEPYPDKWRAFGWNVVEIDGHDMGQLVGAIDALPAPDSDVPTVIIAETIKGKGVDFMERNLAWHAGSLGAADLEKALAALQSSRTKENV from the coding sequence ATGAGTACGAAGACCCTGGATGCGGGGGCGCTGCACAGCGTCGCGGAGCTCGAGGAACTGTCTTTCGAGCTGCGCACCAAATTGCTGGAGCTCTGCGGAACCTACGAGGGGGCCGTGCACATCGGCGGCGATCTGTCGGCCGCCGACATCTTCACCGTGCTGTTCCACTACGGGATGCACGTCGACCCCAGCGACATCAGCAACCCGGAGCGCGACCGCTTCGTGCTGAGCAAGGGCCATGCGGCCGTGTGCATGTACATCACGATGGCCATGCGCGGCTTCTTCTCCTACCAGGGCATCGTCGACACCTACGGTCAGCTCGACAGCGCGTACGGCATGCACCCCTGCAAGGTGCAGCTGCCCGGCGTCGAGGCGTCGACCGGTTCGCTCGGTCACGGTCTTCCGCTCGCCGTCGGCATGGCGCTCAGCGCCCGGCACCGCGGTGACGACCACCGCGTGTTCACGCTCCTCGGCGACGGCGAGACCGGCGAGGGCTCGGTGTGGGAGGCGGCGATGGCCGGCCGCAGCAACAAGCTCGGCAACCTCGTGGCCTTCATCGACCGCAACCGTCAGCTCATGACGAGCCACGCCGAGGAGCGGGTCATGTTCGAGCCCTACCCCGACAAATGGCGGGCCTTCGGCTGGAACGTCGTCGAGATCGACGGCCACGACATGGGCCAGCTGGTGGGCGCCATCGACGCCCTCCCCGCGCCCGACAGCGACGTCCCCACCGTGATCATCGCCGAGACCATCAAGGGCAAGGGCGTCGACTTCATGGAGCGCAACCTCGCCTGGCACGCCGGATCGCTCGGCGCCGCCGACCTCGAGAAGGCTCTCGCCGCCCTGCAGTCCTCACGCACGAAGGAGAACGTCTGA
- a CDS encoding transketolase family protein, which yields MPTTFTFGEFLGARSVIGSTLAELGAEHPNLWVLTPDIGATLVEFRDKFPDRFIDVGLAEQACVGIAAGLAYDGNIPVVSGMLPFLSMRALEQVRSDVCYPNLPVKIIGTHGGLVGNGGSTHYAVEDLALMCALTNMTVTSIGDPLMVGEIIRQSMTMTGPIYIRLAVGKKDKVLYEPGEHDVRIGKGIVAREGTDATIFTHGTTVAQALDAADELAKDGRSIRVVDMFTLKPIDEELIVRCADETDGRFVVLEDHLAYGGLASRIADVVADRGVRLTTFERLGIPQVYAGFGDDEELRNKHGYGPAATVAALRRAVSAQH from the coding sequence ATGCCCACCACCTTCACCTTCGGCGAGTTCCTCGGAGCCCGTTCGGTCATCGGGTCGACCCTGGCCGAACTGGGCGCCGAGCACCCGAACCTCTGGGTGCTCACCCCCGACATCGGCGCCACCCTCGTGGAGTTCCGCGACAAGTTCCCCGACCGCTTCATCGACGTCGGTCTCGCCGAGCAGGCCTGCGTCGGCATCGCCGCCGGTCTCGCGTACGACGGCAACATCCCTGTCGTGTCGGGGATGCTGCCCTTCCTCTCGATGCGCGCGCTCGAGCAGGTGCGCAGCGACGTCTGCTACCCGAACCTCCCCGTCAAGATCATCGGCACCCACGGCGGTCTCGTCGGCAACGGCGGATCGACGCACTACGCGGTGGAGGACCTCGCGCTGATGTGCGCGTTGACCAACATGACGGTCACCTCCATCGGAGACCCGCTGATGGTCGGCGAGATCATCCGCCAATCGATGACCATGACCGGGCCGATCTACATCCGTCTGGCCGTCGGCAAGAAGGACAAGGTGCTGTACGAGCCGGGCGAGCACGACGTGCGCATCGGCAAGGGCATCGTCGCCCGCGAGGGCACCGACGCCACCATCTTCACCCACGGCACGACCGTCGCGCAGGCGCTGGACGCCGCCGACGAGCTCGCGAAGGACGGCCGGTCGATCCGCGTCGTCGACATGTTCACGCTCAAGCCGATCGACGAGGAGCTCATCGTTCGGTGCGCCGACGAGACCGACGGACGATTCGTCGTGCTCGAGGACCACCTCGCCTACGGGGGACTCGCCTCGCGCATCGCCGACGTGGTCGCCGACCGCGGCGTGCGGCTCACGACCTTCGAGCGACTGGGGATCCCGCAGGTGTACGCCGGCTTCGGCGACGACGAGGAGCTGCGCAACAAGCACGGGTACGGACCGGCGGCCACGGTGGCCGCGCTCCGGCGCGCGGTCTCCGCGCAGCACTGA
- the menE gene encoding o-succinylbenzoate--CoA ligase yields the protein MTQDHGLGFWLDKRRRKTPDKPAIVFDDDRTMTYRAFADAADRVAAVLADRGIGAGDAVAYLGENSPEFLQVLFGCAQRGAVFVPVNTRLAPPEIAHVLADSGAKALVYDAEFAERVADGVEAARVAHVFLTGGGAPGVPGLAHHMRDVSPHPADAGVGLDDPAAIIYTSGTTGKAKGAVLSHGNLTWCAMNCIVDYDVVSSDVALMISPLFHVASLGMGALPVILKGATLVLEKGFEAGRALALVERHRVTMLSGVPTTYQLMADHPDWASTDVSSLQKLTCGGSAVPLRILNAFEERGLSFSQGYGMTETSPGATALSPAMSREKQGSVGLPHFFTDVRIAGENGERVPAGTVGEIEISGPNVFLGYHGLPEATAAAFTADGWFRSGDLGYLDDDGYLFIADRLKDMIISGGENIYPAEVESLIAEIGGISGVAVIGVPDERWGEVPWAVVTLRDDAEVTTASVRAHLDGVLARYKLPKNVVVVEELPRTASGKVRKPDLRARFGRRG from the coding sequence ATGACGCAGGATCACGGACTCGGTTTCTGGCTCGATAAGCGGCGCCGCAAGACGCCGGACAAGCCTGCCATCGTCTTCGACGACGACCGGACGATGACCTATCGCGCCTTCGCCGACGCTGCCGACCGGGTCGCGGCCGTGCTCGCCGACCGGGGTATCGGCGCGGGCGATGCGGTCGCCTACCTCGGCGAGAACAGCCCCGAGTTCCTCCAGGTGCTGTTCGGGTGCGCGCAGCGTGGCGCCGTGTTCGTTCCGGTCAACACCCGGCTCGCTCCGCCGGAGATCGCGCACGTGCTCGCCGACTCGGGCGCGAAGGCCCTCGTGTACGACGCCGAGTTCGCCGAGCGCGTCGCCGACGGCGTCGAGGCGGCCCGCGTCGCGCACGTGTTCTTGACCGGCGGGGGCGCACCCGGCGTTCCGGGGCTCGCGCACCACATGCGCGACGTCTCGCCCCACCCCGCCGATGCGGGGGTCGGCCTCGATGATCCGGCGGCGATCATCTACACGTCCGGAACCACGGGGAAGGCGAAGGGGGCCGTGCTCAGCCACGGCAATCTGACCTGGTGCGCGATGAACTGCATCGTCGACTACGACGTCGTCTCGTCCGACGTCGCGCTGATGATCTCGCCGCTGTTCCACGTCGCGTCGCTCGGCATGGGCGCCCTGCCGGTGATCCTGAAGGGCGCGACGCTCGTGCTCGAGAAGGGGTTCGAAGCCGGGCGCGCGCTCGCCCTCGTCGAGCGGCACCGCGTGACGATGCTCAGCGGTGTCCCCACGACCTACCAGCTCATGGCCGACCATCCCGACTGGGCGAGCACCGACGTGTCGAGCCTCCAGAAGCTCACGTGCGGCGGCTCCGCCGTGCCGCTGCGCATCCTCAACGCCTTCGAGGAGCGAGGGCTCTCGTTCTCGCAGGGCTACGGGATGACCGAGACCTCCCCCGGCGCGACCGCGCTGTCGCCGGCGATGTCCCGTGAGAAGCAGGGCAGCGTCGGCCTCCCCCACTTCTTCACCGACGTCCGCATCGCCGGAGAGAACGGCGAGCGGGTGCCGGCGGGCACGGTGGGCGAGATCGAGATCTCCGGCCCGAACGTGTTCCTCGGGTACCACGGCCTCCCCGAGGCGACGGCCGCGGCCTTCACCGCCGACGGCTGGTTCCGCTCGGGCGATCTCGGATACCTCGACGACGACGGGTACCTCTTCATCGCCGATCGGCTGAAGGACATGATCATCTCGGGCGGTGAGAACATCTACCCCGCAGAAGTGGAGAGCCTGATCGCCGAGATCGGCGGCATCTCGGGAGTGGCGGTGATCGGCGTGCCCGACGAGCGCTGGGGAGAGGTGCCCTGGGCGGTGGTGACCCTGCGCGACGACGCCGAGGTGACCACCGCGTCGGTGCGCGCCCACCTCGACGGCGTCCTCGCCCGCTACAAGCTGCCCAAGAACGTCGTCGTCGTCGAGGAGCTCCCCCGCACGGCGTCGGGCAAGGTGCGAAAGCCCGACCTCCGGGCTCGATTCGGTCGCCGCGGCTGA
- a CDS encoding aldehyde dehydrogenase family protein, translated as MTGDVLTSAGTRTGLYIGGEERFTENTLSIADPAKPGAIVGEAAAASVDDVADAVAAAKAAYPAWSALGAKERARIMGEAIKGIADDRDEDAAILSQENGKVRFESWVDALVFEIRWNLALMLADEVDTTKTLPVIPGAIPVSTEVAYQSIGVVTVIVPFNWPIAILGAALPHALLAGNTAIVKPPPSAPLATTRVVQRIAEKLPPGVLNVVTGKDENMAGLIKNTDIAKVCFTGSVNGGKRIMEMASSSLTRVTLELGGNDAAVFLADAEIDDTHLDRLYAAIYDTTGQICMNAKRVFVHRSRLDEVVAGLSARLEKAVIGYGLDEGTTMGPLHQAAQKAFVEEIIQEAKDAGADVREFGELPGGDLAGGNFLRPAIVVDPALDLRVVTQEQFGPVIPVIPFDDEDEAVRLANDTWGGLCGSVWTADPAAAQRVGSQLECGYVWVNDHGATRLDLRAPFGGVKQSGFGREQGIEGIRAFQDTRSIATIDPEALAGMAH; from the coding sequence ATGACTGGAGACGTTCTGACCAGCGCGGGAACGCGCACAGGTCTGTACATCGGCGGGGAGGAGCGGTTCACCGAGAACACGCTCTCGATCGCCGACCCCGCCAAGCCCGGAGCGATCGTCGGGGAGGCTGCCGCAGCATCCGTCGACGACGTCGCCGATGCCGTGGCCGCCGCGAAGGCCGCCTACCCGGCATGGTCGGCGCTGGGCGCGAAGGAGCGCGCCCGCATCATGGGCGAGGCGATCAAGGGCATCGCCGACGACCGCGACGAGGATGCGGCGATCCTGTCGCAGGAGAACGGGAAGGTCCGCTTCGAATCCTGGGTCGACGCCCTCGTGTTCGAGATCCGCTGGAACCTCGCACTCATGCTGGCCGACGAGGTCGACACGACCAAGACGCTGCCGGTGATCCCCGGCGCCATCCCCGTCTCCACGGAGGTCGCGTACCAGTCGATCGGCGTGGTCACGGTCATCGTTCCGTTCAACTGGCCGATCGCGATCCTGGGAGCCGCCCTCCCCCACGCGCTGCTGGCCGGCAACACCGCGATCGTGAAGCCGCCGCCCTCGGCGCCGCTGGCCACGACCCGCGTCGTGCAGCGCATCGCCGAGAAGCTGCCCCCGGGCGTGCTGAACGTCGTCACCGGCAAGGACGAGAACATGGCCGGCCTCATCAAGAACACCGACATCGCGAAGGTCTGCTTCACGGGTTCGGTCAACGGTGGAAAGCGCATCATGGAGATGGCGTCGAGCTCGCTCACGCGGGTGACGCTCGAGCTCGGCGGCAACGACGCGGCGGTGTTCCTCGCCGACGCCGAGATCGACGACACGCACCTCGACCGCCTCTACGCGGCGATCTACGACACCACCGGGCAGATCTGCATGAACGCCAAGCGCGTCTTCGTGCACCGCTCCCGGCTCGACGAGGTCGTCGCGGGACTCTCCGCCCGCCTCGAGAAGGCTGTGATCGGCTACGGCCTCGACGAGGGCACCACGATGGGCCCCCTCCACCAGGCCGCGCAGAAGGCGTTCGTGGAAGAGATCATCCAGGAGGCCAAAGACGCCGGTGCCGACGTGCGCGAGTTCGGCGAACTGCCCGGCGGCGACCTGGCGGGCGGCAACTTCCTGCGGCCGGCGATCGTCGTCGACCCCGCTCTCGACCTGCGGGTCGTGACGCAGGAGCAGTTCGGTCCCGTGATCCCCGTCATCCCGTTCGACGACGAGGACGAGGCCGTCCGCCTGGCCAACGACACCTGGGGCGGGCTCTGCGGATCGGTCTGGACCGCCGACCCCGCCGCCGCACAGCGGGTGGGCAGCCAGCTCGAGTGCGGCTACGTCTGGGTCAACGACCACGGCGCCACCCGCCTCGACCTCCGCGCACCCTTCGGCGGCGTCAAGCAGTCGGGCTTCGGGCGCGAGCAGGGCATCGAGGGCATCCGGGCGTTCCAAGACACCCGCTCGATCGCGACGATCGACCCCGAAGCGCTCGCGGGCATGGCGCACTGA
- a CDS encoding amidohydrolase family protein, with translation MTRYEPAIDLSSIRAIDVHVHVEVDDHGHSSLPPDLADAASAYFSADLERPDLDAIAAYYRERDMAAVVFTVDATTALQHPPLSSEEIAEGAARNNDVLIPFGSVDPRQGAAAVDRARRLIEDHGVRGFKFHPTVQGFDPSEPAWFPLYAALQDAGVVALFHTGQTGIGAGMPGGRGFRLALSNPMLLDTVAAEFPELQIIMAHPSVPWQDEAISVATHKHNTWIDLSGWSPKYFPPQLVRAANSFLKSRILFGSDFPLLTPDRWLRDVEQTDLKPEVMPGILLDNAARLLALT, from the coding sequence ATGACCCGCTACGAACCGGCGATCGACCTCTCGTCGATCCGCGCGATCGACGTGCACGTGCACGTGGAGGTCGACGATCACGGGCACAGCTCGCTGCCCCCGGATCTCGCCGACGCGGCGTCGGCATACTTCAGCGCCGATCTGGAGCGTCCTGACCTCGACGCGATCGCGGCCTACTACCGTGAGCGCGACATGGCCGCCGTCGTGTTCACCGTCGATGCCACGACCGCCCTGCAGCATCCGCCGCTCTCGAGCGAGGAGATCGCAGAGGGAGCGGCCCGCAACAACGACGTCCTCATCCCCTTCGGGTCGGTCGACCCCCGTCAGGGCGCCGCGGCCGTCGACCGTGCTCGACGGCTGATCGAGGACCACGGGGTGCGCGGGTTCAAGTTCCATCCGACCGTGCAGGGGTTCGACCCGAGCGAGCCCGCCTGGTTCCCCCTCTATGCGGCGCTGCAGGATGCCGGCGTGGTCGCTCTGTTCCACACCGGCCAGACCGGGATCGGCGCGGGGATGCCCGGGGGGCGCGGCTTCCGCCTGGCGCTGTCGAATCCCATGCTGCTCGACACCGTGGCCGCCGAGTTCCCCGAGCTGCAGATCATCATGGCGCACCCCTCCGTCCCCTGGCAGGACGAGGCGATCTCGGTCGCGACGCACAAGCACAACACGTGGATCGACCTGTCGGGCTGGAGCCCGAAGTACTTCCCGCCGCAGCTCGTGCGAGCCGCGAACTCGTTCCTGAAGTCCCGCATCCTCTTCGGCTCCGACTTCCCACTGCTCACGCCCGACCGGTGGTTGCGCGACGTCGAGCAGACCGACCTGAAGCCCGAGGTCATGCCCGGCATCCTCCTCGACAACGCCGCACGCCTGCTCGCGCTCACCTGA